In a single window of the Lineus longissimus chromosome 4, tnLinLong1.2, whole genome shotgun sequence genome:
- the LOC135487032 gene encoding dedicator of cytokinesis protein 7-like isoform X11 has product MASDQRAFAKKLNKQGAAEVRRQISSAYLKDGSFKDGSFNKHEKDIPKSISGISLSSALSLAVPINEVVKPIDYEDFVVQHQTSIEKDSMRELLEFPPNDVEVKLLPKQCRTIAPIIPEHGYEADAHVRDCIQCYTSDYTIVNRRYQIYSSSYGGKDRQDEKNAVLKSIPRQEFEIDHDDILEKDPEKNGEETSCNGRKSINMNDTPRSSWASSIFDLKNSQADPLLPNLLERIIPEEIDTANAEERMKDRQDALLCLFPLQEEEEMIEKRPLADIPAEHFGHRVLVKCLQVKFDLEIEPIFASMAVYDAKERKKVSENFYFDLNPEYLKKMLDTHVPYQDVSTLSRSCVFSITYPSPDLFLVVRYEKVLQQGDISECAEPYMKDEKNKEKIRANAAYFCDKLGKYRMPFAWTAIHLLNVITGTTSMEREASTDRTEAGSTNSLDRRSSLIEKQLENFRKRSKVPGDENLSRRGSFDRARNGEKRRSWSPDENTNPLENFRPVTITVSSFFKQENEKLSDDDLYKFLADLKRPMSVQKKLKCIPGTLKLDISLCPDEPKYCLSPELYKIDPYPDDKGRPTKEIVEFPSREVYMPWTTYRNILYIYPKYLNFGNRQGSARNLAVKVQFLAGEEDKSALPVIFGKSGCPELTKEAYSAVTYHNKTPDFYEEVKIKLPGRLCSSHHLLFTFYHISCQKKMEQTPIELPVGYTWLQIMKDNRLAVGEFNLPVLQEKPPSNYSVLHPDVELPGMKWVDGHKPVFTVDIQAVSSIHTQDEHLDCFLNYCHMAEEFKVPPRIGPDQFEHEFKRHINDIVNAKGEPLVKFLSLIFEKLILLMVRPPVVAGQVLNVAQTCFESIAQIVRRITNLLDEKNDQHGRNSLLTTYIHYSCALPSPDSEMSPQEIFSHALDCSGPEVMSLRIKSSTALSPSSTSPVALNQYATLGRPVTLPMQNKIYQRSNSDTDLNNTSNPTTPENEHGGFFGGKTGSPQNSRYDSAVPYYQKMKKVSERVMSKCSDRLVHEEIALLWVMSNGTQRQLSLENAWFFFEIMTKSMAEHLDRYHKLDAPRKSRFSQRFIEDITGLIGMITKDIVDRYLKDPLFIRNLNTALAFFLHDMLSLMDRGYVFQLIKDYCKIVSAKVTTLGDATTLELLKLDFLRIVCSHEHYVTLNLPIASIAASAPSSPTPSIASTTSQQSYTSTATTFIQQDRSVFTELSTEFRHQHFLVGLILCDLAASFESHNNTVHNKAINVIRNLLTSHDMDPRYSDPEVKARVAMLYLPLINIVIDALPQLYDPNQEGKPRSGPSSFFDDERGIDRDVAMAIAGAPVSGTGGVPSMPSSSHGAGDVSPDYDYQKRRTVLTAEGTRSLLMCFQWVLKNIDTQFLRHWWSDMPLTKLNQILEVLYLTIYNFEYKGQHEVSRHSSLQMKFSRGKMNFHALPPVPLPRQHSVEEVLTPTKRSFSLRRSSSYASLHGDDPGQAKKAIKQCSAQTIKKSSDMKSKLEEAILGFGSARSEMMMRRNKSQTQFYAMATPPSPVTDLNRLRWRKEQTAWKQQSDHPDRQKSEMEIDAHVEGNLATEVAMVCIDTIDLIIQIVQGSDSLQAVLSSVLRVLLHSMALNQSSAVLQHMFAVERSLVSKFPELLFEEETEQCADLCLQLLKHCSSCIGNTRSHASASLYLLMRQNFEIGNNFARVKMQVTMALSRLVGKSQSFNEEYLRKSLKTILTYAEADCELQETTFPEQVRDLIFNLHMILSDTVKMKEFQEDPEMLIDLMYRIAKGYQNSPDLRLTWLQNMAGKHSERSNHAEAAQCLIHAAGLVGEYLNMLEDKPHLPVGCVSFQNISSNVLEESAVSDDVVSPDGEGICTGKYFTESGMIGLLEQAASSFNMAGMYESLNEVYKVLLPIHEANRDYKRLAIIHGKLQEAFNNVIRQEGKRMFGTYFRVGFYGEKFGDLDAQEFIYKEPSITKLPEISHRLENFYSERFGEENLKMIKDSNTVERDKQEAGKAYIQITYVEPYFDAYERLQRHTYFHMNYNIKSFMYATPFTLDGRAHGELREQYKRKTILTTAQAFPYIRTRLPVISREQIILSPIEVAIEDVQKKTREMNIALTQDPIDPKILQMVLQGCIGTTVNQGPVEIAAVFLAELAEGRVPANRHHNKLRICFKDFLRKCSIALQRNKEMIGSNQREYQRELERNYNSVKEKLQPMIASSVAMQTLKRGKHCHRSIVGLQAAYI; this is encoded by the exons ATGGCGTCGGATCAGAGAGCTTTTGCCAAAAAACTCAATAA ACAAGGTGCAGCTGAAGTGCGACGTCAGATATCGTCTGCTTATCTCAAAGATGGTTCATTCAAGGATGGATCGTTCAACAAACACGAGAAAGATATTCCGAAGAGCATCAGTGGTATCTCACTTAGCAGTGCATTGTCGCTTGCT GTTCCCATCAACGAGGTAGTAAAGCCTATAGACTATGAAGACTTTGTCGTTCAGCACCAGACTTCGATAGAGAAGGATTCTATGAGAGAATTGCTGGAGTTTCCGCCAAATGATGTCGAGGTCAAACTCCTGCCAAAACAGTGTCGCACCATTGCTCCCATTATTCCAGAACATGG ATACGAGGCTGATGCTCATGTCCGTGACTGCATCCAGTGCTATACGTCGGACTACACCATTGTAAACAGAAGGTATCAGATATACAGCTCCAGCTACGGCGGTAAAGACAGACAGGATGAAAAGAACGCAGTCCTCAAGTCGATCCCACGGCAAGAATTTGAGATCGACCACGACGACATTCTTGAAAAGGACCCGGAGAAAAATGGGGAGGAAACTTCATGTAATGGAAGGAAGTCCATCAATATGAATGATACACCTCGTAGTAGCTGGGCCAGTAGCATATTTGATTTGAAGAACTCCCAGGCTGATCCACTCCTGCCGAATCTACTTGAACGGATCATCCCTGAGGAAATCGATACGGCAAATGCTGAGGAGCGGATGAAAGATCGACAGGATGCTCTCCTCTGCTTATTTCCATTGCAAGAAGAG GAAGAGATGATTGAAAAGCGCCCGTTAGCAGATATTCCTGCTGAACATTTTGGTCACAGAGTCCTTGTGAAGTGTCTACAAGTAAA ATTTGATTTGGAAATCGAGCCGATATTTGCCAGCATGGCCGTGTATGATGCCAAGGAGAGGAAGAAG GTGTCTGAGAATTTCTACTTCGATCTAAACCCTGAATATCTGAAGAAGATGCTGGATACACATGTGCCGTACCAAGACGTTTCAACCCTGAGCCGATCGTGTGTGTTCAGTATCACCTACCCATCACCCGACCTCTTCCTTGTTGTCCGG TATGAGAAAGTGCTCCAACAAGGTGACATCAGCGAGTGTGCAGAGCCGTATATGAAAGATGAGAAGAACAAAGAGAAAATCAGAGCGAACGCTGCCTACTTCTGTGATAAGCTTGGCAAATATAGGATGCCGTTTGCGTGGACTGCTATCCATCTGCTGAATGTGATCACTGGGACGACGAGCATGGAGAGAGAAGCTAGTACGGATCGCACTGAGGCTGGAAGCACAAATAGTTTAG ACCGCAGATCCAGTCTCATTGAGAAACAATTAGAAAACTTTCGCAAGAGATCGAAGGTCCCTGGTGATGAGAATCTCTCACGACGCGGTTCTTTCGACCGTGCTAGAAACGGCGAAAAGAGGAGGAGCTGGTCTCCAGATGAAAACACCAACCCGCTGGAAAACTTCCGCCCTGTGACGATTACGGTGTCGAGTTTCTTCAAACAGGAGAATGAGAAACTGAGTGACGATGACCTGTATAAGTTCCTTGCTGATTTGAAGAGACCGATGTCTGTGCAGAAGAAGTTGAAATGTATACCAG GAACCCTGAAGCTGGATATCTCCCTTTGCCCAGACGAACCCAAGTACTGCCTCAGTCCAGAGTTGTACAAGATCGACCCCTACCCGGATGACAAGGGTCGGCCAACCAAAGAAATCGTCGAGTTTCCCAGCCGGGAAGTCTACATGCCATGGACGACGTACAGGAATATTCTCTATATTTACCCAAAGTACCTGAATTTTGGGAACCGGCAAGGTTCTGCAAGGAATCTGGCCGTCAAGGTTCAGTTCTTGGCCGGAGAGGAGGATAAGTCAGCGCTGCCA gtGATTTTTGGGAAGTCTGGTTGCCCAGAATTGACCAAGGAGGCTTATTCAGCTGTTACTTATCATAATAA GACGCCTGATTTCTATGAAGAAGTAAAGATCAAACTGCCAGGACGTCTGTGTAGCTCGCACCACCTCTTGTTTACGTTCTACCACATCAGCTGCCAGAAGAAGATGGAGCAGACGCCCATTGAACTCCCCGTCGGGTACACCTGGCTGCAGATCATGAAGGACAACCGCCTCGCTGTCGGGGAGTTCAACCTGCCAGTCCTACAGGAGAAACCACCTAGCAATTATTCAGTCCTCCACCCAGATGTTGAGCTTCCTGGCATGAAGTGGGTCGATGGACATAAGCCTGTGTTTACCGTCGATATCCAGGCTGTTTCTTCCATTCACACACAG GATGAACATTTGGATTGCTTCCTCAACTATTGCCACATGGCTGAAGAATTCAAAGTTCCACCGAGGATCGGCCCAGACCAGTTTGAACACGAGTTCAAGAGACACATTAACGATATTGTCAATGCAAAGGGGGAGCCATTGGTCAAGTTCTTGTCGTTGATATTTGAGAAGTTGATTCTGTTGATGGTGCGCCCACCTGTCGTAGCAGGACAAGTCC TGAATGTTGCACAGACGTGTTTTGAGTCGATCGCGCAGATCGTTCGACGAATCACTAACCTGTTAGATGAGAAGAATGACCAGCATGGAAGGAACAGTCTCCTCACTACCTATATCCATTACTCCTGTGCCCTGCCGAGTCCAGACTCGGAGATGTCACCGC AGGAGATTTTCTCGCATGCGCTCGATTGCTCCGGACCGGAAGTGATGTCATTGAGAATCAAATCGTCGACAG CCCTGTCACCCTCCTCTACAAGTCCCGTTGCATTGAATCAGTACGCCACCCTCGGTCGGCCCGTTACACTACCAATGCAGAACAAAATATACCAGCGTAGTAACAGTGACACTGACTTAAACAACACTAGCAACCCGACAACACCGGAGAATGAGCATGGGGGTTTCTTTG GAGGAAAAACTGGGAGTCCTCAGAATTCAAGATATGACTCAGCAGTGCCCTACTACCAGAAGATGAAAAAG GTGTCTGAGCGGGTAATGTCTAAATGTTCGGACAGG CTTGTCCACGAGGAGATCGCACTGCTGTGGGTGATGTCCAATGGTACGCAGAGGCAACTCTCGCTCGAGAATGCTTGGTTTTTCTTTGAGATCATG ACCAAGAGCATGGCCGAACACTTGGACCGATATCACAAGTTAGATGCCCCAAGGAAGTCACGCTTCTCTCAACGATTCATAGAGGACATCACAGGTCTTATTGGCATGATCACAAAAGACATCGTGGACAGATACTTAAAG GACCCGCTGTTCATCCGTAACCTCAACACTGCCCTAGCTTTCTTCCTCCATGACATGCTCTCCCTGATGGACCGAGGCTACGTCTTCCAACTCATCAAGGACTACTGCAAAATT GTTTCTGCCAAAGTCACGACCCTTGGTGATGCTACCACTCTGGAACTCCTCAAACTAGACTTCCTACGTATTGTCTGCAGTCACGAACACTATGTCACGCTAAACCTGCCAATTGCATCAATCGCTGCATCAGCGCCATCTAGTCCAACACCGAGTATCGCCAGCACAACATCTCAGCAGTCCTACACATCGACGGCTACCACATTCATCCAACAAGATCGGAGCGTGTTCACAGAGCTCAGCACTGAGTTCAGACATCAGCATTTCCTTGTGGGACTTATACTCTGTGATCTCGCCGCATCATTTGAATCTCA CAACAACACAGTGCACAACAAGGCCATCAACGTCATCAGGAACCTCCTGACGAGCCATGACATGGATCCGCGTTACTCTGATCCAGAGGTAAAGGCCAGGGTAGCCATGTTGTATCTCCCtctcatcaacatcgtcatcgacgCTTTGCCGCAGCTTTACGATCCCAACCAGGAAGGGAAGCCACGGAGTGGGCCGTCGTCATTCTTCGATGATGAAAGAGGAATTGATCGTGATGTAGCCATGGCAATAGCAGGAGCTCCTGTCTCTGGTACGGGGGGTGTACCAAGTATGCCGTCTTCCAGCCATGGAGCGGGTGATGTCAGTCCTGACTATGACTATCAGAAG CGCCGTACGGTTCTAACAGCGGAAGGCACCCGGAGTTTACTCATGTGCTTCCAGTGGGTCTTGAAGAATATCGACACTCAGTTCCTTCGACATTGGTGGTCAGATATGCCGCTCACCAAACTCAACCAGATTCTCGAGGTGCTCTATCTGACCATCTATAACTTCGAATACAAG GGCCAACATGAAGTATCTAGACATTCATCACTACAAATGAAATTTTCACGG GGCAAAATGAATTTTCACGCACTTCCCCCCGTGCCCTTACCCAGGCAACATTCAGTGGAAGAGGTGTTGACACCTACAAAGCGGTCGTTCAGCCTTCGACGTTCGTCGTCCTATGCGTCCCTTCATGGCGACGACCCTGGCCAG GCGAAGAAAGCAATCAAGCAGTGCTCTGCCCAGACAATCAAGAAGAGTTCGGATATGAAGTCAAAGCTGGAGGAGGCGATCCTCGGGTTCGGGAGCGCTAGGAGCGAGATGATGATGAGAAGGAACAAGTCACAGACACAGTTTTATGCTA TGGCTACCCCGCCGTCACCGGTGACCGACCTGAACCGCCTGAGGTGGAGGAAGGAGCAGACGGCCTGGAAGCAACAGTCAGATCATCCAGACAG ACAAAAATCCGAAATGGAAATAGATGCGCATGTGGAGGGTAACCTGGCCACGGAGGTAGCAATGGTCTGCATCGACACGATCGACCTGATCATCCAGATAGTGCAAGGTTCGGACTCGCTCCAGGCGGTGCTGAGTAGCGTGCTGAGGGTGCTATTACACAGTATGGCCCTCAATCAGAGCTCAGCGGTCCTGCAGCACATGTTTGCGGTGGAGCGGTCACTGGTCTCTAAG TTTCCGGAGTTACTCTTTGAGGAGGAGACAGAGCAGTGTGCGGACCTCTGTCTTCAGCTACTCAAGCACTGTAGTTCATGTATCGGGAACACACGCTCACACGCCAGTGCTTCACTCTACCTCCTAATGAGACAAAACTTTGAGATCGGAAAT AACTTTGCGCGGGTGAAGATGCAAGTGACGATGGCGTTGAGTCGACTCGTCGGAAAGTCACAGTCATTCAATGAGGAATACTTGAGGAAGTCACTTAAGACTATCCTGACGTATGCTGAGGCAGACTGTGAGTTACAGGAGACAACCTTCCCTGAACAG GTGCGTGACCTGATCTTCAACCTTCACATGATCCTCTCGGACACTGTCAAGATGAAGGAGTTCCAGGAGGACCCCGAGATGCTGATCGACCTCATGTACAGGATCGCTAAGGGCTACCAGAACTCGCCTGACCTCAGGCTCACGTGGCTACAGAATATGGCGGGCAAACACAGCGAG CGGAGTAACCATGCTGAGGCAGCGCAGTGTCTGATCCACGCGGCAGGTCTGGTGGGGGAATATCTCAACATGTTGGAAGATAAACCTCATCTTCCAGTCGGGTGTGTCTCCTTCCAG AACATCTCATCTAACGTGCTGGAGGAGAGTGCTGTGTCTGATGATGTGGTGTCACCTGATGGTGAGGGCATCTGCACCGGCAAATACTTCACGGAATCTGGAATGATTGGGTTACTGGAACAGGCTGCCAGTTCATTCAATATG GCTGGCATGTATGAGTCCCTGAATGAAGTGTACAAGGTGCTTCTCCCCATCCATGAGGCGAATAGAGATTACAAGAGACTGGCGATCATTCACGGGAAACTACAGGAAGCCTTCAACAATGTCATTAGACAG GAAGGAAAGAGGATGTTTGGGACGTATTTCCGTGTTGGTTTCTATGGAGAGAAGTTTGGTGACTTGGATGCCCAGGAGTTTATATACAAGGAACCCTCAATCACAAAACTGCCTGAAATCTCACACAGATTGGAG AATTTCTACAGCGAGAGATTCGGTGAGGAGAACCTGAAGATGATCAAGGATTCGAACACCGTTGAGCGAGACAAGCAGGAGGCGGGCAAGGCCTACATTCAGATCACTTATGTCGAACCGTACTTTGATGCCTATGAGAGACTACAGAGGCATACCTACTTTCATATGAATTATAACATTA AGAGCTTTATGTATGCGACCCCATTCACCCTTGATGGCCGAGCACATGGAGAGCTCAGAGAGCAGTACAAGAGGAAAACGATCTTGACAACGGCCCAGGCATTCCCCTACATTAGGACAAGGCTCCCAGTGATCAGCAGAGAACAG ATCATTCTATCACCGATAGAAGTGGCTATAGAAGATGTGCAGAAAAAGACGCGTGAAATGAACATTGCACTGACGCAGGATCCGATTGACCCCAAGATTCTCCAGATGGTGCTACAGGGGTGTATAGGTACGACGGTCAACCAGGGCCCTGTCGAGATCGCAGCAGTCTTCCTGGCAGAGCTGGCTGAGGGCCGTGTGCCGGCCAATCGTCACCACAACAAACTCAGGATTTGTTTCAAGGATTTCCTCAGGAA ATGTTCCATTGCCCTTCAAAGGAACAAGGAGATGATCGGGTCAAACCAGCGTGAGTACCAGCGTGAATTGGAGCGGAACTACAACAGTGTGAAGGAGAAACTACAGCCCATGATCGCATCGAGTGTGGCCATGCAGACGTTGAAGAGAGGAAAACACTGCCATCGAAG